CTTAATTATTACAACGGGAGTGTCTAGAGTATGCATCAACTATGGTAAGCCGAATCAAAAAGAGCTTTCCAAAATGACGGTTGATGAGACTAAACAATATGTACTAGAAAATCACTTCCCAGCAGGAAGTATGCTGCCTAAAATCGAGGCGAGTTTAAGCTTCTTAGAGAACAGCGGAACGCGAGTTATTATTACGAATCCGGAAAGCTTAAAAGATGCGATCAATGAACAGGCAGGCACTCATATCGTGAAGTAATTTAAGCGAGGGGAAGTGTAGATATGGATCAAGCAAAATTGGAACAAAATTATGATAGGTACAAATCATACGGTTACGGTGAGGAATTACTGCCCAAGAAGCCTGAGCAAAGAGACTGGGGAATGTCCAACTATATAACCCTTTGGATGGGTGCTGTTCATAATATTATGTCGTATATGACAGTCGCAGGTTTCTTCGTCTTAGGGTTGGATACAACACAGGTACTCTTTGCCGTTATGCTCTCGGCCATTATTGTCTCCGCATTTTATGCTTTAAACGGATATTCTGCCTCCAAATATGGGCTGCCATTCGCGATGTTGCTTCGTGATTCATTTGGGGTAAAAGGAGCAATTATACCGGCATTGATACGAGGACTTGTTGCCGGATTAGTATTCTTTGGAACCACTACCGTTGTTGGTGCAGAATCATTAAATGTTATATTTGCTAGATTTATTCCGAATTATATGGATTTAGGCGGTGGCTTCACACTCTTCGGGTTAGCATTCCCGACAATGATCTCCTATGCGATTCTTTGGACAGCAACGGTTCTGTTGTTCTTAGGTGGAATGAAAACATTAGGTAAGTTCGGTAACTGGTCTTCCCCAGTAGTGTATGTGTTTATTATTGGTGCTGCTGTTTGGGCGATCAAGATTGCTGGAGGGTTTGGACCGATTTTAGAGTATGTACCAGCGAACCCAAGCTCAAGTCCATTAGTCTTTATTGCTTGCGTGAGTGCATTGGTATCTAACTGGGCGGGTCCTGTTGTGAATATGTCGGACTTCACACATCGTGCGAAATCACCAAAAGCGGCTATGATTGGGTTGCCAGTAGGGTTTATCTTATCTTATATTCTTTTTGCCATCACTTGTGTGGCTTTAATCGCGGGTACTGAAATTGCGTTTGGTGAGCCGATTTTCAATATCGTTCATGCCATTGATAAAATTGAAAACACTTTCGCTGTTGTTGTATTGATTCTAGCGCTAAACGTAGGAGCAATCGCCTTCGTAGTGTTTGCAAACCTATTGCCAGCTGGCTTGCAAATGTCATCTCTTTTCCCGAAAAAATTCACTGTAAAAACTGCAGGTGTCTTAACAGCCGTTGTTGGAACTTTGATTTTGCCATGGAAGCTGGTAGAAAGTACAACGACTTTATTCTACTTTTATAGCTTTATTGGGTCCATCTTTGGTCCAATTGCGGGTATTATGCTTTCAAGCTTCTTTATTCATCGGAAAAGAGTATTAAATCTTGATAATATCTATGTCCCAGCAGGTAGCAATGGTGAATATAAGAATGGTTACAATCCTGTTGCGATGGCTGTTCTAGCAGTCAGCTTCATCCTTCCTATGTCAGGTGCATTTCTTAAGGGTATCCCCTTCCTAGTTAGAATGAATGATTTTGCTTTCTTTAGTGGCTTAATTGTTTCGTTTGTTCTATACACCATCTTTAGCAAAACACTAAAATCATCCCAATTAAACTAGAGGAGGAATTTGAAATGGATTACATGAAATTGGCTGTAGACGCAACGATTGAGGGTATGAACAAGAAATTTGGGGGCCCGTTTGGTGCAACGATTGTCCGAGGCGATGAGGTAATTGCAGCGGTTAGCAATACAATGATGAGAGACACGGATCCTTCCGCACATGCGGAAATGGTAGCTATCCGAGAAGCTTGCAAAAAGCTAGACACGATGGACTTATCGGATTGTGTAATTTATGCCACCTGTGAACCGTGTCCGATGTGTATGGGCGCTATTATTTGGTCAGGTGTTAAGGAAGTTCATTATTGCAGCACAAGAGATGATGCGAAAGAGCATGGCTTCTCTGACATTCACCTTCGCGAATATTTTGTGGGTCATGATGAGAGTGTTGTTAATATGATTAAAGTGGAAGCTAGAGAAGATTGCGATCATTTATGGACGCATTTCCACGAATTAAACAAGAAATAATTCATGCGGTCTCCTATATTTTCCGGCACTATTTTAGTGCCGGATTTTCCTGTTCTTCTACAGACCTACTCAGCAAGATGAAGCTGAAGGAAATCAATCACCTGATGAAGAGCTTTTTGCACAACAGGGTTATCGAAATCTTTTTCAAATACATGCTCTCCGTTTGGAATAGTAATAAGCTTTGCCGGTACTCCTTCTTTCACTAGCGCAGCTCTCATGAATACCGATTGTTCATACGGCACATCTACATCGTTCGTTCCGTGCAGTAACAATGTAGGGGGGAATTCCTTAGTTACATGATGAATAGGACAGAATTTGAGGATTTCTTCCTTATGTAGAGAAGGATTCAAGCCCGTCACTTCTTCGATCCAACGACCGGATTGTCTTGCATATAAATAGAGAAGAAAACGCTCGTCAACGCTTGCGCTCGTAATGATTTGATCGGACACTGTACCTTTTGCAATCTCCATGGAGACGATATCCTTTTCACAATAGAATCTACTAGGTTCGAGTGCCCATGGAGCGCTAATATCGCCATATCCATAGAAGGAGACAATCGCACGTGGCTTATGGGTAAACATTCCTGTGCTTAGTGCAAGGAAACCACCTGCTGAGCTTCCCACTACAGCGATCCTCGAGGGGTCAATGGAGAATTGTTTTGGTCCTTCCTTTTCTAACCAAAGAAGGCTATCTTGGACATCTTCAAGGATGTCAGATAGGGTTGACCTAGGGGCTAATCTATAGTCAATCGAAAATAGCGCAAAGCCATTATTAGTGTAAAGTTGTATCATTTCCTCGGATAGATCTTCTCGATCACCCCAAAGTAGGCCGCCTCCGTGAATGTACACAATAGCAGGGGCTTGGGGACGTTTTGTTTCATAAAAATCAGCTTTAATTGTAAATGAGTCATTTTCTTTAAAAATAATGGTCTTCTTCATAGCTATCCATTACACCTCATCAAGTAAGTAATTTTTAAAGACTAGCACTACCTCTATTGTATATCATTCACGAATTTTGATGAAACCATAATCATGAATACCCAGGATTGGAGATATTAGCATGGATAGAAAGAGAAGATATCAGGCTTTATTTGATAATATTAATCAATATAACTCGGGTGAGAAGGGCATCACTAGAATTGCCTATACAAATGAAGAGCAGACATGTACGAGTGCTTTTATGCGGATGTGTAAGGCTGAAAATTTAGATATTCGGATGGATCATTGCGGAAATGTGATCGCTAGAAGGAATGGGAAGATAGAAGGGCTCCCACCCGTTGTAATGGGCTCTCACTTGGATACGGTATACCAAGGTGGGAAGTACGATGGGGTAGTAGGTGTAACGGCTGCTTTGGAAGTGATCAAACGTCTAAACGAAAAAGGGATTGAAACGGATCATCCGATCGAAATCATCTCATTTGCCTGTGAAGAATCCTCGCGTTTTGGGATTTCAACAGTAGGCAGCAAAGTAATGTCAGGGTTATTTCAGAAGGAGAAATATAGATCTTTGAAGGACAAAGACGGTATTACCATGGAAAAGGCATTTTCGCTATGTGCACTGGATTATAACAGTATTGATCAGGCGAGTAGAGAGAATGAAGAATTAAAAGCGTTTTTTGAATTACATATTGAGCAAGGTCCTGTCTTAATAAACAATAATAAAAGAATTGGAATTGTGACTGGAATTGCTGCACCCGTGAGGCTTCATATTCAAATATCAGGGAAGGCATCCCACTCTGGAACGACACCTATGAATATGAGAAAAGATGCTTTTCTGGGTGCCTCAGAAATAGCACTTGAGCTTGAGAAAGCAGCCAAACTCGAACAAGAATTTGGAACGGTTGCGACGCTAGGGGTGATAGATATCTTGAATGGCGCTATGAACGTGGTTCCGGGAGAAGTGGAAATTAAAATTGATATCAGATCTACTTCAGTGGCATCCAGGCAACGTGTGTTAGACCATTTGTATCAAACAATATCCTTAGTACAAGAAAATAGACAACTTGTAATTGAGAGTACGGAAATTATTTCGGAGGAACCCGTCCTATTATCTGATGAGATCAGTCAGGTTCTAGAATCGATTTGTGAAGAGAAAGGGATATCGAGTCAACGGATGATCAGTGGTGCAGGGCATGATGCCATGAACATGAACAAACTTTGCCCAGTAGGGCTTATCTTTGTTCCTTCTGTAGATGGACTTAGTCATCATCCCAATGAGTATACGGATTTAGATGATATCATTATGGGGATTGATATTTTAGAAGAAGCTGTTGTTCGTTATGCGTTTGTAAGACAAACATAATTCGTGTTGAGAAGTAAGTCCCAATGTGACATATATAAATGTTACATTGGGCTTTAGTATCTAATTATATAATTGTTCGCAGAATTGTTGCTTTACATTAATAAATATTATATTAAAGTTAACATTGACGTTT
This genomic stretch from Paenibacillus sp. FSL H7-0737 harbors:
- a CDS encoding alpha/beta hydrolase, with translation MKKTIIFKENDSFTIKADFYETKRPQAPAIVYIHGGGLLWGDREDLSEEMIQLYTNNGFALFSIDYRLAPRSTLSDILEDVQDSLLWLEKEGPKQFSIDPSRIAVVGSSAGGFLALSTGMFTHKPRAIVSFYGYGDISAPWALEPSRFYCEKDIVSMEIAKGTVSDQIITSASVDERFLLYLYARQSGRWIEEVTGLNPSLHKEEILKFCPIHHVTKEFPPTLLLHGTNDVDVPYEQSVFMRAALVKEGVPAKLITIPNGEHVFEKDFDNPVVQKALHQVIDFLQLHLAE
- a CDS encoding cytosine permease, whose product is MDQAKLEQNYDRYKSYGYGEELLPKKPEQRDWGMSNYITLWMGAVHNIMSYMTVAGFFVLGLDTTQVLFAVMLSAIIVSAFYALNGYSASKYGLPFAMLLRDSFGVKGAIIPALIRGLVAGLVFFGTTTVVGAESLNVIFARFIPNYMDLGGGFTLFGLAFPTMISYAILWTATVLLFLGGMKTLGKFGNWSSPVVYVFIIGAAVWAIKIAGGFGPILEYVPANPSSSPLVFIACVSALVSNWAGPVVNMSDFTHRAKSPKAAMIGLPVGFILSYILFAITCVALIAGTEIAFGEPIFNIVHAIDKIENTFAVVVLILALNVGAIAFVVFANLLPAGLQMSSLFPKKFTVKTAGVLTAVVGTLILPWKLVESTTTLFYFYSFIGSIFGPIAGIMLSSFFIHRKRVLNLDNIYVPAGSNGEYKNGYNPVAMAVLAVSFILPMSGAFLKGIPFLVRMNDFAFFSGLIVSFVLYTIFSKTLKSSQLN
- a CDS encoding nucleoside deaminase — translated: MDYMKLAVDATIEGMNKKFGGPFGATIVRGDEVIAAVSNTMMRDTDPSAHAEMVAIREACKKLDTMDLSDCVIYATCEPCPMCMGAIIWSGVKEVHYCSTRDDAKEHGFSDIHLREYFVGHDESVVNMIKVEAREDCDHLWTHFHELNKK
- a CDS encoding Zn-dependent hydrolase → MDRKRRYQALFDNINQYNSGEKGITRIAYTNEEQTCTSAFMRMCKAENLDIRMDHCGNVIARRNGKIEGLPPVVMGSHLDTVYQGGKYDGVVGVTAALEVIKRLNEKGIETDHPIEIISFACEESSRFGISTVGSKVMSGLFQKEKYRSLKDKDGITMEKAFSLCALDYNSIDQASRENEELKAFFELHIEQGPVLINNNKRIGIVTGIAAPVRLHIQISGKASHSGTTPMNMRKDAFLGASEIALELEKAAKLEQEFGTVATLGVIDILNGAMNVVPGEVEIKIDIRSTSVASRQRVLDHLYQTISLVQENRQLVIESTEIISEEPVLLSDEISQVLESICEEKGISSQRMISGAGHDAMNMNKLCPVGLIFVPSVDGLSHHPNEYTDLDDIIMGIDILEEAVVRYAFVRQT